The Corynebacterium jeddahense genome has a window encoding:
- the leuA gene encoding 2-isopropylmalate synthase — protein sequence MSNDFFAPREIRTPSGPRNDGQPAWNKQRGSQMPVDRYLAFAQEVEDIALPDRTWPDKKITHAPQWCAVDLRDGNQALIDPMSPERKRRMFNLLVEMGFKEIEVGFPSASQTDFDFVREIIENDMIPDDVTIQVLVQAREHLIRRTFEACAGAKNVIVHFYNSTSKLQRRVVFRKDREQIKQLATDAGELIKTIAKDYPDTNWRWEYSPESFTGTELDFALEVCDAVVDTMEATPEQPIIINLPATVEMITPNVYADSIEWMHRNLKKRDSVIISLHPHNDRGTGVAAAELGFLAGGDRIEGCLFGNGERTGNVDLVTLGLNMLTQGVDPQIDFSDIQKIREVVEYCNQLRVPERHPYGGDLVFTAFSGSHQDAINKGLDALAQNIRPDATSSDVTWEELRETTWEVPYLPIDPKDVGRTYEAVIRVNSQSGKGGVAYIMKTDHGINMPKAMQPEFSAIVQNITDSEGGEVNSKNMWDIFATTYLDLESPLALSHYRIDAAEEEGEDTRVTASVDYEGARREIAGTGNGPIAAFANALEQLGIDFEVQDYSQRSRSAGDDADAACYIHADVDGTSAWGVGIAGSTTRASLEAIVSAVNRSVSAN from the coding sequence ATGTCCAACGATTTCTTCGCCCCCCGCGAAATCCGCACCCCCTCCGGCCCCCGCAACGACGGCCAGCCCGCGTGGAACAAGCAGCGCGGCTCGCAGATGCCGGTCGACCGCTACCTCGCCTTCGCCCAAGAGGTAGAGGACATCGCGCTGCCCGACCGCACGTGGCCGGACAAGAAGATCACCCACGCCCCACAGTGGTGCGCCGTGGACCTGCGCGACGGCAACCAGGCGCTCATCGACCCGATGAGCCCCGAGCGCAAGCGCCGCATGTTCAACCTGCTCGTGGAGATGGGCTTCAAGGAGATCGAGGTCGGCTTCCCGTCCGCCTCGCAGACGGACTTCGACTTCGTGCGCGAGATCATCGAAAACGACATGATCCCCGACGACGTGACCATCCAGGTCCTCGTGCAGGCGCGCGAGCACCTCATCCGCCGCACGTTCGAGGCGTGCGCCGGCGCGAAGAACGTCATCGTGCACTTCTACAACTCCACGTCGAAGCTGCAGCGGCGCGTGGTGTTCCGCAAGGACCGCGAGCAGATTAAGCAGCTGGCCACGGACGCCGGCGAGCTGATCAAGACGATCGCGAAGGACTACCCCGACACGAACTGGCGCTGGGAGTACTCGCCGGAATCCTTCACCGGCACGGAGCTCGACTTCGCGCTCGAGGTGTGCGACGCCGTCGTGGACACGATGGAGGCGACGCCGGAGCAGCCGATCATCATCAACCTGCCGGCGACGGTGGAGATGATCACGCCGAACGTCTACGCCGACTCGATCGAGTGGATGCACCGCAACCTGAAGAAGCGCGACAGCGTGATCATCTCCCTGCACCCGCACAACGACCGCGGCACCGGCGTCGCGGCGGCGGAGCTCGGCTTCCTCGCCGGCGGCGACCGCATCGAGGGCTGCCTGTTCGGCAACGGCGAGCGCACCGGCAACGTCGACCTGGTCACGCTCGGCCTGAACATGCTCACGCAGGGCGTGGACCCGCAGATCGACTTCTCCGACATCCAGAAGATCCGCGAGGTCGTGGAGTACTGCAACCAGCTACGCGTGCCGGAGCGCCACCCGTACGGCGGCGACCTCGTGTTCACGGCGTTCTCGGGCTCGCACCAGGACGCGATCAACAAGGGCCTCGACGCGCTCGCGCAGAACATCCGCCCCGACGCGACCAGCTCCGACGTCACGTGGGAAGAGCTGCGCGAGACCACGTGGGAGGTGCCGTACCTGCCCATCGACCCGAAGGACGTCGGCCGCACGTACGAGGCCGTCATCCGCGTGAACTCGCAGTCCGGCAAGGGCGGCGTGGCCTACATCATGAAGACAGACCACGGCATCAACATGCCCAAGGCGATGCAGCCGGAGTTCTCCGCGATCGTGCAGAACATCACCGACAGCGAGGGCGGCGAGGTCAACTCCAAGAACATGTGGGACATCTTCGCCACCACGTACCTCGACCTCGAGTCGCCGCTCGCGCTGTCGCACTACCGCATCGACGCCGCCGAGGAGGAGGGCGAGGACACCCGCGTCACCGCGTCCGTGGACTACGAGGGCGCGCGCCGCGAGATCGCCGGCACGGGCAACGGCCCGATCGCGGCGTTCGCGAACGCGCTCGAGCAGCTCGGCATCGACTTCGAGGTGCAGGACTACTCGCAGCGCTCCCGCTCGGCGGGCGACGACGCGGACGCGGCGTGCTACATCCACGCCGACGTCGACGGCACGTCCGCGTGGGGCGTGGGCATCGCCGGGTCGACGACGCGCGCCTCGCTCGAGGCGATCGTGTCCGCGGTGAACCGGTCGGTGTCCGCGAACTAG
- a CDS encoding DMT family transporter — protein sequence MHNNFLAVAFALLSAATMAAGTVWRHRIMRGGARQGEEAADSPLSSIKQWSWWASMGLAFLAYGFQATALAFGSLLVVQPVLALSLMLTLIFSAWAEHRHMTTPEAFWAIALTASVGGVVVLGHPGHGERTPPAWEWVIVVATAIGVVVGAFALASRRRASAKALIFGIACGAMFGYQAVFSKVAVDDFVAGGLTGLITSWQLWAMLVAATAGTLVQQYAFAAGNLATSLPASKIVEPIVAFSLGIAVLGETFGVQSAAGWVAVGTSISVMLVSAAMLTRVSVK from the coding sequence GTGCACAACAATTTTCTCGCCGTCGCGTTCGCGCTTCTGTCGGCCGCGACCATGGCGGCGGGAACGGTCTGGCGGCACCGCATCATGCGCGGCGGCGCCCGCCAGGGCGAGGAGGCGGCCGATTCCCCGCTGTCGTCCATCAAGCAGTGGTCGTGGTGGGCGTCGATGGGGCTCGCGTTCCTCGCGTACGGCTTCCAGGCCACCGCGCTCGCGTTCGGCTCGCTGCTCGTGGTCCAGCCGGTGCTCGCGCTGTCGCTCATGCTCACGCTCATTTTCTCCGCGTGGGCGGAGCACCGCCACATGACCACGCCCGAGGCGTTCTGGGCGATCGCGCTCACGGCGAGCGTCGGCGGCGTCGTCGTCCTCGGCCACCCCGGCCACGGCGAGCGCACGCCGCCCGCGTGGGAATGGGTCATCGTCGTCGCCACCGCGATCGGGGTCGTCGTCGGCGCGTTCGCACTCGCTTCTCGACGACGCGCCAGCGCCAAAGCCCTCATCTTCGGCATCGCCTGCGGCGCCATGTTCGGCTACCAGGCCGTGTTCTCGAAGGTGGCGGTCGACGATTTCGTCGCCGGCGGGCTGACCGGCCTCATCACGTCGTGGCAGCTCTGGGCGATGCTCGTCGCGGCGACCGCCGGCACGCTCGTGCAGCAGTACGCGTTCGCCGCGGGCAACCTGGCCACGTCACTGCCGGCGTCGAAGATCGTCGAGCCGATCGTGGCGTTCTCGCTCGGCATCGCGGTGCTGGGCGAAACCTTCGGCGTGCAGTCGGCTGCGGGGTGGGTGGCCGTTGGGACGTCGATAAGCGTGATGCTCGTCTCCGCCGCGATGCTGACGCGGGTGAGCGTCAAATAG
- a CDS encoding aspartate kinase, with protein sequence MALIVQKYGGSSLESAERIKAVAERIVATRRAGNDVVVVCSAMGDTTDELLDLAAQVNPAPPAREMDMLLTAGERISNSLVAMAVHALGEKVQSFTGSQAGVITTERHGNARILEVTPGRVQDAVDKGRIAIVAGFQGVNRETRDVTTLGRGGSDTTAVALAAAMNADECEIYSDVDGVYTADPRIVPDAKKLDTLCFEEMLELAASGSKILVLRSVEYARAFNVPLRVRSSYSNDTGTLVAGALEDIPMEEAVLTGVATDDSEAKITILGITDAVGEAAKVFRALADAEVNIDMVIQNISNVEDNKTDITFTLPKADGARTMELLRALQAAEGWDDLSYDDEIGKVSLVGAGMKSHPGVTADFCDALRDAGINIEMITTSEIRITAVVRQKDVAEAARAIHTKFDLGGDEPAVVYAGTGR encoded by the coding sequence ATGGCACTGATCGTCCAGAAGTACGGGGGCTCCTCCCTGGAAAGCGCGGAGCGGATCAAGGCGGTCGCCGAGCGCATCGTGGCGACGCGCCGGGCGGGCAACGACGTCGTTGTCGTCTGCTCCGCGATGGGCGACACCACCGACGAGCTGCTCGACCTCGCCGCCCAGGTCAACCCGGCGCCGCCCGCGCGCGAAATGGACATGCTGCTCACCGCCGGTGAGCGCATCTCCAACTCGCTCGTTGCCATGGCGGTGCACGCGCTGGGGGAGAAGGTGCAGTCCTTCACCGGCTCGCAGGCCGGCGTGATCACGACAGAGCGGCACGGCAACGCGCGCATCCTCGAGGTCACACCGGGCCGCGTGCAGGACGCGGTGGACAAGGGGCGGATCGCTATCGTCGCCGGCTTCCAGGGCGTGAACCGGGAGACGAGGGACGTGACCACCCTCGGCCGCGGCGGCTCGGACACGACGGCGGTGGCGCTCGCCGCGGCGATGAACGCCGACGAGTGCGAGATCTACTCCGACGTCGACGGCGTCTACACCGCCGACCCGCGCATCGTGCCCGACGCGAAGAAGCTGGACACGCTCTGCTTCGAGGAGATGCTCGAGCTCGCGGCGAGCGGCTCGAAGATCCTGGTCCTGCGCAGCGTGGAGTACGCCCGCGCGTTCAACGTGCCCCTGCGGGTGCGCTCGTCATACAGCAACGACACCGGCACCCTCGTCGCCGGAGCATTGGAGGATATCCCCATGGAAGAAGCAGTACTCACCGGCGTGGCCACCGACGACTCGGAGGCGAAGATCACCATCCTCGGCATCACCGACGCCGTGGGCGAGGCCGCGAAGGTCTTCCGCGCGCTCGCGGACGCCGAGGTGAACATCGACATGGTGATCCAGAACATCTCCAACGTCGAGGACAACAAGACCGACATCACGTTCACCCTGCCCAAGGCCGATGGCGCGCGCACGATGGAGCTGCTGCGCGCCCTCCAGGCCGCGGAGGGCTGGGACGACCTGAGCTACGACGACGAGATTGGCAAGGTCTCCCTCGTCGGCGCCGGCATGAAGTCGCACCCGGGCGTGACCGCGGACTTCTGCGACGCGCTGCGCGACGCCGGGATCAACATCGAGATGATCACCACCTCCGAGATCCGCATCACCGCCGTCGTGCGGCAGAAGGACGTCGCGGAGGCCGCGCGCGCCATCCACACGAAGTTCGACCTCGGCGGCGACGAGCCGGCCGTGGTCTACGCCGGCACTGGACGCTAA
- a CDS encoding aspartate-semialdehyde dehydrogenase, whose translation MTTLAVVGATGQVGRVMRDILVERDFPADTVRFFASPRSAGKVLEFRGEQITVEDLTQVTEESVADVDIALFSAGGGTSREWAPVFAAAGATVVDNSSAWRKDPDVPLVVSEVNPHDLQRIPKGIVANPNCTTMAAMPVLKPLHDAATLTTLRVASYQAVSGSGLAGVEALASQVEAIGDARGLVREDVDTQGDLGPYVAPIAYNALPMAGSLVDDGTLETDEEQKLRNESRKILGIPELKVAGTCVRVPVFTGHTMVVHAEFAEPITPEQALALLGAAPGVKVVDVPTPRAAVGGDDSLVGRIRQDQTVDGGRGLVLVVSGDNLRKGAALNTIQIAELLV comes from the coding sequence ATGACCACCCTCGCAGTCGTCGGCGCCACCGGCCAGGTCGGCCGCGTGATGCGCGACATCCTCGTCGAGCGGGACTTCCCCGCCGACACCGTCCGCTTCTTCGCCTCCCCGCGCTCGGCGGGCAAGGTGCTCGAGTTCCGCGGCGAGCAGATCACCGTGGAGGACCTCACGCAGGTCACGGAGGAATCCGTCGCGGACGTCGACATCGCCCTGTTCTCCGCCGGGGGCGGCACCTCGCGCGAGTGGGCGCCCGTCTTCGCGGCGGCCGGCGCGACCGTCGTGGACAACTCCTCGGCGTGGCGCAAGGACCCGGACGTGCCGCTCGTTGTCTCGGAGGTCAACCCGCACGACCTTCAGCGCATCCCGAAGGGCATCGTCGCCAACCCGAACTGCACGACCATGGCCGCGATGCCGGTGCTCAAGCCGCTGCACGACGCCGCGACGCTGACCACCCTGCGCGTCGCCTCCTACCAGGCGGTCTCGGGCTCGGGGCTGGCTGGCGTCGAGGCGCTGGCGAGCCAGGTCGAGGCGATCGGGGATGCGCGTGGGCTGGTCCGGGAGGACGTCGATACGCAGGGCGATCTCGGCCCCTACGTCGCCCCCATCGCGTACAACGCGCTGCCGATGGCGGGGTCGCTTGTCGACGACGGAACGCTCGAGACCGACGAAGAGCAGAAGCTGCGCAACGAGTCCCGCAAGATCCTCGGCATCCCCGAGCTCAAGGTTGCGGGCACGTGCGTGCGCGTACCGGTGTTCACGGGCCACACGATGGTGGTGCACGCCGAGTTCGCCGAGCCGATCACGCCCGAGCAGGCGCTCGCGCTGCTAGGCGCGGCGCCCGGCGTGAAGGTGGTTGACGTGCCCACCCCGCGCGCCGCGGTCGGCGGCGACGACTCGCTCGTGGGGCGCATCCGCCAGGACCAGACCGTCGACGGCGGGCGCGGGCTCGTGCTCGTGGTGTCCGGCGACAACCTGCGCAAGGGCGCGGCGCTGAACACGATCCAGATCGCCGAGCTGCTGGTCTAG
- a CDS encoding YdhK family protein, which yields MRISQSLALTTLAAMAAISVAGCASESDDAPTEHAEHGAHGGHDHPADGGPAPAGIAEATDPTYPVGTEVTLTADHMPGMDGATATISGAFDTTAYAVSYTPTDGGDPVSNHRWVVQEELDGVGGEELKAGDTATITAEHMSGMQGAEATIDSSTDETVYMVDIDSPEMTMKRHKWVVESEIQPK from the coding sequence ATGCGTATTTCTCAATCACTGGCACTGACCACCCTTGCGGCGATGGCGGCCATTTCGGTGGCTGGGTGTGCGTCGGAAAGCGACGACGCCCCCACGGAGCACGCCGAGCACGGAGCGCACGGCGGGCACGACCACCCGGCGGACGGCGGGCCTGCCCCGGCCGGCATCGCCGAGGCGACGGACCCGACCTACCCTGTGGGCACCGAGGTCACGCTCACGGCCGACCACATGCCTGGCATGGACGGCGCCACCGCCACCATCTCCGGCGCGTTCGACACCACCGCGTACGCCGTGTCCTACACGCCGACGGACGGCGGCGACCCGGTGAGCAACCACAGGTGGGTCGTGCAGGAAGAGCTCGACGGTGTTGGCGGCGAGGAGCTCAAGGCGGGCGACACCGCCACGATCACCGCGGAGCACATGTCCGGCATGCAGGGCGCGGAGGCGACCATCGATTCCTCCACCGACGAGACGGTCTACATGGTGGACATCGACTCGCCGGAGATGACCATGAAGCGGCACAAGTGGGTCGTCGAGAGCGAAATCCAGCCCAAATAG
- a CDS encoding sigma-70 family RNA polymerase sigma factor yields MSTSDDAYVTDLALRAGRGDKAALTEFIRLTQDDVWRLLAHLAGPEHADDLTQETYLRVLGALPRFQGRSTARTWLLSLARRAWVDSVRRDSARPRAAASYEAAPTEDPSTWGDVIDARSLLDELPPERREALVLTQVLGYTYEEAAKIAGVRVGTIRSRVARARRDLVAGSN; encoded by the coding sequence GTGAGCACGAGCGACGACGCCTACGTCACCGACCTGGCCCTGCGCGCCGGCCGGGGCGACAAGGCCGCGCTCACCGAATTCATCCGGCTCACCCAGGACGACGTGTGGCGCCTGCTCGCCCACCTCGCCGGGCCCGAGCACGCCGACGACCTCACGCAGGAGACCTACCTGCGCGTCCTCGGCGCGCTGCCCCGCTTCCAGGGCCGCTCCACCGCGCGCACGTGGCTGCTCTCGCTCGCGCGGCGCGCGTGGGTGGACTCGGTGCGCCGCGACAGCGCCCGGCCGCGCGCCGCCGCCAGCTACGAGGCCGCACCCACCGAGGATCCCAGCACGTGGGGCGACGTCATCGACGCGCGCTCGCTTCTCGACGAGCTGCCGCCCGAGCGCCGCGAAGCCCTCGTGCTCACGCAGGTGCTCGGCTACACGTACGAGGAGGCCGCGAAGATCGCCGGGGTGCGCGTGGGCACGATCCGCTCGCGGGTGGCGCGGGCGCGGCGGGATCTGGTTGCCGGGAGTAACTAG
- a CDS encoding Na+/H+ antiporter subunit G, whose protein sequence is MTAAEIAVSALVVLATICVVATTILQLRAPDALTRVNLLGPLVCIAFPLLVVAKLVYSWSTTGFDLNDFLRAVIAIAAVWIVGSVASFIMGRSVYGVTVVDKMPIANGR, encoded by the coding sequence ATGACCGCCGCCGAAATCGCCGTCTCCGCACTCGTGGTGCTCGCGACCATCTGCGTCGTCGCCACGACGATCCTCCAGCTGCGCGCGCCCGACGCGCTCACCCGCGTGAACCTGCTCGGCCCGCTCGTGTGCATCGCGTTCCCGCTGCTCGTGGTGGCCAAGCTCGTCTACTCCTGGTCCACCACCGGGTTCGACCTCAACGACTTCCTCCGCGCCGTCATCGCGATCGCCGCGGTGTGGATCGTCGGCTCCGTCGCGTCCTTCATCATGGGCCGCTCCGTCTACGGCGTGACCGTCGTGGACAAGATGCCCATCGCCAACGGCCGGTAA
- a CDS encoding cation:proton antiporter yields MFTTLMQACMIIMSVSLLVALGAVILTKDELSRAVMADVIFYGMVCIYLVWTLWHSTTIGYEIPILAGLVCGVIPTISMARIISRGRR; encoded by the coding sequence ATGTTTACGACGCTGATGCAGGCCTGCATGATCATCATGTCGGTGAGCCTGCTTGTCGCGCTCGGCGCGGTGATCCTGACCAAGGACGAACTCTCGCGCGCCGTGATGGCCGACGTCATCTTCTACGGCATGGTGTGCATCTACCTCGTGTGGACGCTGTGGCACTCCACCACCATCGGCTACGAAATCCCGATCCTCGCCGGCCTCGTGTGCGGCGTGATCCCCACCATCTCCATGGCCCGCATCATCTCGAGAGGACGCCGCTAG
- a CDS encoding monovalent cation/H+ antiporter subunit E: MRGFFHGVGYACWIIKEIFVAGFDAVVAAFNPKAQIEPIVVFYPLRVNTDWDVFWFTTSITATPGTLSMGLRHPATPGEPNILLVQAVFGSDPQDIIAGLADMEEHLRPSLRNRPLDPETVEWEPYVDPGPDNSGAVPPAERMD; the protein is encoded by the coding sequence ATGCGAGGCTTCTTCCACGGCGTGGGCTACGCCTGCTGGATTATCAAGGAAATCTTCGTCGCCGGCTTCGACGCCGTCGTCGCCGCCTTCAACCCGAAGGCCCAGATCGAGCCGATCGTGGTCTTCTACCCCCTGCGCGTGAACACGGACTGGGACGTGTTCTGGTTCACCACCTCCATCACCGCCACCCCGGGCACCCTGTCCATGGGCCTGCGCCACCCCGCCACGCCGGGCGAGCCGAATATCCTGCTCGTGCAGGCCGTGTTCGGGTCGGACCCGCAGGACATCATCGCAGGGCTGGCGGATATGGAGGAGCACCTCCGGCCGTCGTTACGCAATCGCCCCCTCGACCCGGAGACGGTGGAGTGGGAGCCCTACGTCGACCCGGGCCCGGACAACTCGGGCGCGGTGCCGCCCGCGGAAAGGATGGACTAG
- a CDS encoding monovalent cation/H+ antiporter subunit D family protein, whose amino-acid sequence MAVDAILPVFVALPLIVAAVTALSPWKPLNDALSVIVPAINMVGGIWLYRYTDTHGTLSHVIGLYQGGVGISFAADTFSAVMLVTTMIVALSSNWFAIAVGETQARYYTPLTLVLVTGVSGALLTADLFNFFVMIEVCLLPSYGLIAMSGTRHRLLSARMFVLVNLAASTMLVLGVGYLYAVTGAVNLAALQGTAAGHGPATVATGIVVIAIAAKAGVFPVYTWLPRTYPSTSASVMGLFSGLHTKVAVYMLFRIWVIMFDMDPRWNTLIIVVMVISMLIGGYAGLVESTMRRVLAYQMVNGMPFILIMLAFTQDDARYALAAGLLYTLHHMITIAALTLNAGAIEETYGTGTMAKLSGIARRDPWTSAVFAAGAFSIVGFPPFSGLFGKVTVVLAAATPGDWRSWVAITAIIVASFGALLSMMRMWQRVFWGRPMQNYPEALNVRASFMLPSAVLMVISLCMFVFAGNLWHVATNAVDDLLDVEAYTSAVLGDDPIGVPAPGDDFGANSPAATGGAR is encoded by the coding sequence ATGGCCGTCGACGCAATCCTGCCCGTCTTCGTCGCCCTGCCGCTTATCGTCGCGGCTGTGACGGCGCTGAGCCCCTGGAAGCCGCTCAACGACGCGCTGTCCGTCATCGTCCCCGCCATCAACATGGTGGGCGGCATCTGGCTGTACCGCTACACCGACACGCACGGCACGCTCAGCCACGTCATCGGCCTGTACCAGGGCGGCGTGGGCATCTCGTTCGCCGCGGACACGTTCTCCGCGGTGATGCTCGTGACCACGATGATCGTCGCGCTCTCCTCGAACTGGTTCGCCATCGCCGTCGGCGAGACGCAGGCGCGCTACTACACGCCGCTCACGCTCGTGCTCGTCACCGGCGTCTCGGGCGCGCTGCTCACGGCGGACCTGTTCAACTTCTTCGTGATGATCGAGGTGTGCCTCCTGCCCTCCTACGGGCTGATCGCCATGTCGGGCACGCGCCACCGCCTGCTCTCGGCGCGCATGTTCGTGCTGGTGAACCTCGCGGCGTCGACCATGCTCGTGCTCGGCGTCGGCTACCTCTACGCCGTCACCGGCGCGGTGAACCTCGCCGCGCTCCAGGGCACAGCGGCCGGCCACGGCCCGGCGACGGTGGCCACCGGCATCGTCGTCATCGCCATCGCCGCGAAGGCGGGCGTGTTCCCGGTGTACACGTGGCTGCCCAGGACGTACCCCTCGACAAGCGCGAGCGTCATGGGCCTGTTCTCCGGCCTGCACACGAAGGTCGCGGTGTACATGCTCTTCCGCATCTGGGTGATCATGTTCGACATGGACCCGCGCTGGAACACGCTCATCATCGTGGTTATGGTCATCTCCATGCTCATCGGCGGCTACGCGGGCCTCGTCGAATCGACGATGCGCCGCGTGCTCGCCTACCAGATGGTCAACGGCATGCCGTTCATCCTCATCATGCTCGCGTTCACGCAGGACGACGCCCGCTACGCGCTCGCCGCCGGCCTGCTCTACACGCTGCACCACATGATCACCATCGCCGCGCTCACCCTCAACGCCGGCGCGATCGAGGAGACGTACGGCACCGGCACGATGGCGAAGCTCTCCGGCATCGCCCGGCGCGACCCGTGGACGTCCGCGGTGTTCGCGGCCGGCGCGTTCTCCATCGTCGGCTTCCCGCCGTTCTCCGGCCTCTTCGGCAAGGTGACGGTCGTCCTCGCCGCCGCCACGCCGGGCGACTGGCGCTCCTGGGTGGCCATCACCGCGATCATCGTCGCGTCCTTCGGCGCGCTGTTGTCCATGATGCGCATGTGGCAGCGCGTGTTCTGGGGCCGCCCGATGCAGAACTACCCCGAGGCACTCAACGTCCGCGCGAGCTTCATGCTCCCGTCCGCGGTGCTCATGGTCATCTCGCTGTGCATGTTCGTCTTCGCCGGCAACCTGTGGCACGTCGCCACGAATGCGGTCGACGACCTGCTCGACGTTGAGGCGTACACGAGCGCCGTGCTTGGCGACGATCCTATCGGCGTCCCCGCCCCCGGCGACGACTTCGGCGCCAACTCCCCCGCTGCGACTGGAGGTGCACGATAA
- a CDS encoding cation:proton antiporter subunit C, with protein MVMALTVAVLVAGSVYLVLQRGMVRIVFGMSLFGHATNLTLLATGVGAWRGEDFPSRTPFEDMADPLPQAFVLTAVVIAMATTTILLMLASLGRNDDTAEQPTGTDAGYSKMWLSPSALSTAGRNARLNPKKLDEVHENEISHVTNEKLKVKD; from the coding sequence ATGGTCATGGCACTTACCGTCGCGGTCCTCGTCGCGGGGTCCGTCTACCTGGTCCTGCAGCGCGGCATGGTCCGCATCGTCTTCGGCATGTCCCTATTCGGCCACGCCACCAACCTCACCCTGCTGGCCACCGGCGTCGGCGCCTGGCGCGGCGAGGACTTCCCCTCGCGCACCCCGTTCGAGGACATGGCGGACCCGCTGCCGCAGGCGTTCGTGCTCACCGCCGTCGTCATCGCGATGGCCACCACGACGATCCTGCTCATGCTCGCCTCGCTCGGCCGCAACGACGACACCGCCGAGCAGCCCACCGGCACCGACGCCGGCTACTCCAAGATGTGGCTCAGCCCCTCGGCGCTGTCCACGGCGGGGCGCAACGCGCGCCTCAACCCGAAGAAGCTCGACGAGGTGCACGAGAACGAGATCAGCCACGTCACCAACGAGAAGTTGAAGGTGAAGGACTAA